A DNA window from Salarias fasciatus chromosome 23 unlocalized genomic scaffold, fSalaFa1.1 super_scaffold_20, whole genome shotgun sequence contains the following coding sequences:
- the LOC115384088 gene encoding helix-loop-helix protein 2-like, with amino-acid sequence MMLSPDQAETDLSWTQSDSETMLNGLKSVGCASDEPAEGEERAKCKSEQPLSREEKRRRRRATAKYRSAHATRERIRVEAFNVAFAELRKLLPTLPPDKKLSKIEILRLAICYISYLNHVLDV; translated from the coding sequence ATGATGCTGAGCCCGGACCAGGCTGAGACCGACCTGTCCTGGACCCAGTCCGACTCGGAGACCATGCTCAACGGCCTCAAGTCCGTCGGCTGCGCGTCGGACGAGCCGGCGGAGGGCGAGGAGAGGGCCAAGTGCAAATCCGAGCAGCCCCTGAgcagggaggagaagaggaggcggaggagggccACGGCCAAGTACCGCTCGGCCCACGCCACCAGGGAGCGGATCCGGGTGGAGGCGTTCAACGTGGCCTTCGCGGAGCTGAGGAAATTACTGCCCACCTTGCCCCCGGACAAGAAACTCTCCAAGATCGAGATCCTCAGACTGGCGATATGCTACATCTCCTATCTCAATCACGTGCTGGATGTCTGA